GCGATCGCACCCGCACGCCAAAAGCTTACCCAGGAGTGCGAATAATCACACGCCTGATCCctctaaaaataaatacacgCCTTGGCATTCAGTTTTGGCGTAATCTGTTTTGGCATAACCAAAATCACACCCCTCGGGAAAATccaggtgtgtttttttccacacGCATGTGATTTTCAAATCAGAAGGACTGGTAGATAGTCGATCCACTACCTAACCATTTGATacaacatttttaagcaaattGGTTGTATAACTTTTCAAGAACAGCTGGTCGAAGAACTGCTCAAAATGTATTGTTGTATAAACAGACCTTTacaattgttttcctttgactATTTTTCTGTGTGACCTTACACAATTAATGCGGAAGGGCACCACTCAGTTTATTCAGGTAATTTGACTTGCAGTTTGACCTTCGACTTGTGTAACCAGTGAGAAtggatgccccccccccccagcctgCGTGCTCGGAACCTGACCCCttttgcaaccccccccccccccccatgtacCTCCACAAATGAGGTCCACAAAAATGACACCATACTTCAGTTCAGTTTCAGTTCATGATTTTTAAACCACAGTGTTTCTGTCTTTGTAGGCTGTTGAGGCAGATGTCTACTCTGCAGACTCTATGATACCGCACTTCAAGGGTTGTGATGCAGTCTTCTCATGTCTTGGGGCAGACAGCGGGTTGATGAAAACAACCACCTTCTACTCAGATACCATGGCAGCCATTACGGAGGCAATGAGGAAAGCAGATGTACAACGCCTGATCTGCATGGCATCGTGGTACACAAATTGTACGTACTGCAAATGTTTGCATTTGCGTTTAACAATTCATTAATAaaaatttgttagcataaaacttacctggtaacgagtaatggtgagctgttgatagtggaAAAACTCgtaaaaaacagctccctctgaagtttttgagaaagaagtaattttccacaaaaatatcggaatttgattttgagacctcagaattagattttgagttcccgaaatcaaggatctgaaagcacacaacttccttgttgttatctcgcaacttcaatgaccaattgagttaaaattttcgctggtttgttattttgtgcattgttgcttAACACcaacaagtgagaaaactggtctttgacaacaacaaaGGTGTCTGTGTCTTTAAGCTAAGTAATAATTACTTCTTAAATCTATGCATCtcactaggcctacatgtacatatcagtttgggaggtagtgctttctgctctaccagccaggcttctttctgatggatgatacccaagcctatgtATATTAGATAGACTGTAAagaggggtaaccctgtttcagcccaggagtaggtggcaacggcctctggaaaaacaGTCCATTGTAgcccaccttgaagtggccttgtgTCTGGCGACTTCATACCTCACGTTTATGAGAACGAACTCAAAATCCATCTCTTTTGAAGTTGTTTTGTCTTCTGTGTATTTGTAGATCAATTCTCATGTGTCAATTTAGTTAAgggtttcaggcctgatacttcacggaggcaacagaggcgattgctttcatgcccctggtcattaccttggtgcccttgaaacgctctggctagtagaaatttacaatttcctcatgggGTGCACTTTACCATGGaaaaaatgcctcggtgcccttgccctttcaagaatgaagcatacaggcctgtggtTTTCTGCACCAGGAGTGTCACTTTGTGACAGACTTAGCACATACAAGTCTCCTATAGtatttaaagagccaataaaggatgatctcaatatgtcaactattacctttttatggccaaatagacatcgtagataccggttaataaccattttactctcaaagtTTGCATTTATTAAcgaataactcgagtcaaaaatacACCTGgtcgcgcggctttttcagccgagagtcaaaaccGGCTtgtctattataatgaccccttgacgccagtgacgattttcccctaATAGATTTGAACACAGTGCAAACTGAGTGCGCTATTTTCTACATCAAATaaccgccactgacgtcacgattcctttgtcgcacgggtttgtttgaccccgcgttTTTCAGAAGTTTAGCTTGGaacgttctggagaaaaaccatttttaccatgttttaacatgAGGTAAGAGACTAGTATAATTTGttaatgtttcctatggactccagctattagaaaactgtaatatctttattatttgagatcatcctttattggctgtttaattgTTGTTATCACTTTATATTTAGACAGGAAAGGGGATGGAGGTCCCTTTGCCCAGGAGTGGATATTCAAGCCGATAGCAGGTCTGATCTTAGGACGAATCTTGACCAGTATGTCACTGATGGAGTCATTCTTAATAACGGACTGCCAAGATATCAACTTCACTATTGTCAGACCTCCAGGTCTCAGTGATACACAAGTCACGGGTGGGTATTATTGCTGGATATACTTACCATTTATACGTCAATctattaaaaggcagtggacactattggtaattcctaaaaaataatttttactcagtaacgagtaattgggagaggttgattgtataaaacatagaaatggctccctctgaagtaacatagtttttgaggaagaagtagttttccacgaatttgatttcgagacctcagaattaggtctcgaaatcaagcttctgaaagcacacaactatatgtgacaagggtgtttttttctttgattaatatctcgcaactttggcgaccaattgagttcaacttttcacaggtttgttattttatgcataaaataatgtttagatacagcaagtgagaagactggtctttgcagttaccaatagtgtccactgtctttaaacattagAGGTGTTACAACcagtcctggaaaaaaaaattcaatgaaaCTAAACTAACTTTGTATCAGTATGTAACTGAACTCAACAGTAGCCATTTTGTAACTCAACAATCACACTAAACAATAacaaccaagagagggcgctatgcaGAATAGAAACTTTGCAAGTTACTAAATTAGTAGGCCCAACacatgacattttgttttggggAAATTTTTTATTCAGATAATGAGCGACTAATTAAAGTTCCATTCATACTTCCtggaatgcgatacaaattttgacatcacaaatttgtAAAGAATTTAAGTTTGCATCAGTTGAAACATTCGTTGCAAAAACAGCTATGTGCGCATTTGCAGGAAGATTGAACCTGACTTCAGGCAAGGCAAATCACTCTTCTTCCAGTTATGTGGTACTATTTTGTAAAGGGTTGTATTTAAACTACATTTAATGTCACAAATCCTCTGAATTTAATTACAAAATCATGTTTATCTTTGCAGATAATGAGTTTGTGACCGAAGAATGCCAGTACGTAAGAAGCCCCTGTGCCACACAGATGGCAAGAGCTGATGTAGCAAGATTCATGTTGTCAGCATTCGATACGTCTCTCTACGACAAAAAGGCAATTGCTATCTCGCTAGCCAAATGAGGCTCCAGAAAACAATAATGGTAGACAtttgtttcaattcaataagacatttatttcatattgacATCATCAATGACAGTGAATATAATTGGTATAAGGACAATTTTAAACAgtagtttttaaaggcagtggacactatcagtgattgtcaaagactagccctcacagttgatgtatctcaacatatgcataaaataacaaacctgtgaaaatttgagctcaatcgctcatcgaacttgcgagataataatgaaagaaaaaacaccctagtcacacgaagttgtgtgcgtttagatggttgatttcgagaccttgagttctgaggtctcgaaatcaaattcgtagaaaattatttctttctcgaaaactatggcacttcagagggagccgtttctcacaatgatttataccaccaacctcctCCCCATTAccgtccccaagaaaggttctatgctaattattattttgagtaattaccaatagtgtccactgcctttaacagaataTTGGTATAAGGACAATTTTAAACAGTAGTTTTTAACAGAATCAATGTAACATGTTTACAGTAATTAATCTTATATTTTTATTGAAGGGCACACTAttgactgtaaacaaaaacactttataTTTTAACATGTAGAAAACAAGGTGAACACGTGACTACAGCAACTCTGCAACGACTCTTTTTAATGACTGATAGCTTTCtctaaaaggaacacgttgccttggatcggtcgagttggtctttgaatagcttttgtaaccgtttgttataaaatgcatatggttagaaagatgttgtaaaagtagaatacaataatccacacacatttgccctcaaaattgcgtggttttccttttactttgcgaactaacatggtcgaccatttatgggagtcaaaaatttgactaccataaatggcagaccgtgatagtcgacaaggtaaaaggaaaaccatgcaattttgagtgatacttgcgtggatcattatattgtacttttgaaatatctttcttatacgcatttaataacaaacggttataaacgcttttcaaagaccaactcggccgatccaatgcaacgcgttcctttaattTCAAATTATCAGCAAGAAGCAATGTGAAAGACACTAATGAACAtctaaatttaaatgaaatcattgattgttaataatattattgtacttttttattttatttttgatttactGTGACtgtgtttttcactattctgagaatatattttatataatatgAGAGCCACACTGTGCACTttgtgtttaattgtttgtgAATGATTGTCTCTTTTCACAATAGTGTTTATAAAAGTTTTAACAGAAtagtattattaaaaacaagagTTACACAATGATAAACAATTCCCTATGATCGCAATCACACAATTTAAGGGATTTTTTACTCATTCTCAATATTTCCCTGTGTTGCAAGACACATTACTGAAGCCATTTGAAGCGACCACCACTTTTAGAAAGGCACTGGAGATGGACACATTGGGTactggttgtcaaagaccagtcttctcacttgcaataatatgcataaaataacaattctgtgcaAATTTTGACTCGGTTGGTCGAcaaagtcgcgagataataaaaattaataatgaaagaaaaaacacccttgtagaaaaaaaactacgttactt
Above is a window of Asterias rubens chromosome 11, eAstRub1.3, whole genome shotgun sequence DNA encoding:
- the LOC117297105 gene encoding flavin reductase (NADPH)-like encodes the protein MKKFAVLGATGRTGEQLLQQALDQGHEVIALCRNPAKLTIQHDKFQAVEADVYSADSMIPHFKGCDAVFSCLGADSGLMKTTTFYSDTMAAITEAMRKADVQRLICMASWYTNYRKGDGGPFAQEWIFKPIAGLILGRILTSMSLMESFLITDCQDINFTIVRPPGLSDTQVTDNEFVTEECQYVRSPCATQMARADVARFMLSAFDTSLYDKKAIAISLAK